DNA from Cataglyphis hispanica isolate Lineage 1 chromosome 6, ULB_Chis1_1.0, whole genome shotgun sequence:
aaaatatatgttcaaatatgcattatatatatatatatatatatatatatatatatatatatatatatataataaaagaaatttaatctaataattttaatctaatttttaaaataattttaatctaataaatataatctttttccgAGTGTAATTCAgggaaaaatagataaaaataattcaattgcCATTCACTGTACCTTCTCTGGATGAGTCGTAATCAAGACTGGGGTATCATATTTAACCAGTGTATCCATGGCAGGAATCGTGCGTTCTTTAATTGCTGTtgccattttttaaatgtatgatttaaatatacagaattaaatatacagattTAAGTATACAGAAATgtgtatttaaatgataatcatATGCGTTGAACATTAATAAACGAACTACTAATAActctaaaagaaattaaagcacACGAAGATCTTTGTTTGTACAAAGGATGACGATTGAAGAAACATCACCATGGATACACAACGATATGTATCGCTTGATCGTTTTATGATATCTCgcttaaatgatataaagtttctaattaaaatcgtaaatataaagtatatatttgtctACCTACAGAGATATAATACAAGATTAGAAGAAACATTGATCCTGTCGGAGAGACGTAATAGATGCTATTCTTTGTTTGTGCAGATACaaaaagtagaataaaaatggaaatacatacatatatatatatatacactaagGTTTGtgaataacataatttaatatcagaatttcatttttaatttaaaatcagaaCCGTTTGACATAAACCGTTGAACTTTATATTACAAGTagatcaaaaatgttttatattaaatgtgcatgtgtgtgtgtatccaAGCAAGAATccatatataatgaaatataaatatatataattctatataaaatatgtccatgttttcattttcttatataataaatcttgcaatttcatttttttctagaaaaaaaataatacattgatttattagtttgtttgcattaataatagaaataagagaaagagaatatatatatatatatagttcattatatatatttttttatatggacTTTCCTTCCCTCATATGCatgtttaatatgtatatacaaaatacaacatgattaaaaatcatttctgtAAAACAAGATTCAGAATCATGATGTATGAGACGAcatattgtacaaaaatttatgattgttttatacaatgatgatgtaataaaatcataaattttatattaaaagatattaattacatatgttGTAATTTTAGATTACGTGCAATTAATCCACGGCTACATAACCGCATTCAATTGTAAGATAAAATGTTCTCTCAGTTCATTTGTACTGAAATCATCGACGTCATTATTCTCCTCGAAAATGTCTTGAACCGTGCCCATTATTGTTTCCTCCATATTGTCCGTCACGTCAATTTCTTCACAAACTGATTCTAAAATTTGATTCTTTGTATTCGCTTCTACATCATCATTCGTGCACTGTATTCCAGTctcttcatttatattatgttttgaaGGACCAGCTCGCGGTGCTGGATTGATACTTTCGTTAGAGTCTGAATTGTCACGTGGAGTTCGCAGAACCGACAACGACGGAAGTGGGAATCCGAAATTCAACAGCTTATTATATCCGCTGGAGCCGCAAATCTCTTTAATTTCCATCGCCAACGCTATAGCTTTCTCGGTGTAACCGTCCTTCACGTTGTCTATCAACATTTCATTAAATCTGCTCATTTTCTCGTCCAAGAGCTTCTTCCTTCTCATAAAAGTTTGCATGTTCAACATTTTTCTTCTGTAcgtatttgtatttttctccgCTCGGTCGAGGAACTTCGAAGCCTTCTCCAATTTCCAATTAAGCTCCTTTATTCGAGTGTCTCTTTGTTTGATCTGCCCTTCTAGTTTTCTCTTATATTGACTCTCTACAGTTACggttttcattaatttcttatttaccTCTTCCAAATAATTCACTCTGTTCGTTAAATCGtcaatcaatttttgttttagatCCATGttctttttatagattattgaaGATGCCGTATTATCCGTTTTCGAATTAAATTCGTACATCATATTTTCCatctttttcgtttttatttcaagcgctgaatttttattctgtagATTTTTCTCAGAGTTCtggtacaaaataaattgattgctTAATCTTTTGATAACATCCTCTTGTGCTTTGACTTTTTGTCGTAATTTCCGACATTCATACTTAGTGGTACAATTAGCCATCGGTTGTTCTCTGTTAACATCCAGTATTGAATTgctatttatatgcaaatcgTTCTCCTCGTCAAAATGCGGTGACATTAGTCTTGCACTTGAATattcattactttttaaaagtgACAAATTGAATGAGTCCTGGTCATGGCCTCTTGATGTAATACTGGTCGGAGTAATATCGTCACTATGTTCATCTTTAACAAATGCTTCCATTGGAGAGTCGTCTATTGTTATAATAGATGtaacaaatgtattatttcCTTGATGTATGTAAGTATCATTGCATTCTTGGATAGTAAAATCTTTTGTATCCTTAGATAAATCTtgcataatatcaaatatatcttcACGATCACCTGACACTTTGACCGTAAACTTTGTTATAGCTGGCACAGTATCGTCTTTAAGTCGCACATTTTCAGATGTGTTCAGTTCCTTTGCTATCTCATTTTCTGCTTCCACGTTGTCCGAAATATCGCTATCGCTTACCGAATTTGTATCCCGAGAAGACGCATTTCGAATTgacttttttaaagatttcatAATTTCTTCACGAGTTCTCCGTTTACGTTTTATGGCGGCTCTCATGTTTGGTGTAACATGTATATTCTCTCCTTGAAAAGCTTTTTCTATAGCTTcaggaaaatttttattgatctcTTGATCATCAGTAGGATTAACAATATTTGCAGCACTTTGATCTGTTTTATTAAACTCAGTTGTTTCATTGTTATCATAAGATATACACTGTGGAACGCGCGCACTTTCTTCTCCGCTCTCACtaccaaaaattatttcaatattctcCGTATCGTCGGTAAGTAGACTTCCAATTTCATCCCTTgacgaatatttataatttatacttctGTGTAATATAGGAATTTGTGTCattgatttttctaaaactCCTTGATTATTAGAAGTTGCATTTAACCTCTCTACGTTATTAGATATACTTTCTTCACGACCACCGTCGCaaatttgctttaatttcTCCTCTATTTCATCATAACTATCCAATGAGATTTGATCATgttcttgttttatttctgtttttacAACAATGTCATTTTGGTTACTGgttaaattttcattcacTATACAATTATTGCtagatcttttattttccGTATTTGTTTGCTTTTCATTGTTGCCTTCTTTGATATTATCTTCAATCTCTATATTATCATCTGAGATTAGGATAATACTTTCTTGAAGATCGCTCGTAACGTTTTTATATTGTCTGTGAATTACTTGTTTATTTTCTGTTGTTTTCatagaagaatttatttgcTGATATACAAACTTTATGGATGAGTCATCAATGTCCTGTGAATCAGAATCCTTTTCTTCCAAATAGCCAATTGATGAATGTTCAGTgtcattttctaaatattccaTCGTATAATCGTCACATTGATTTTGATTCTTGAAACTTGCTAACTTTCCACGCTTTTTAGGGGATTTTCTAGTCGATGTTACAGTAAAAATAGATGGTATagcattcttttttaatctaattctGCCGTTCGGCAGTATAGACCATTCTTCAGGTTCAAAATGTACGTGGCAAAGAAAGGAATTATTGGATGGTTTCCAATCGGCCCTAGCAACACGTTCTTGCCATATCTTTCTTAGTTTTGGATCACGAGGGaaacatttcataatatatccCTTCTCACTGCGATTGTTGCAACCAACAGCTGCGCAACCtggcattttaatttaactaaatGCAGGAAacaatctgaaaaatttaaaataacagcAAAGTTATAGCaggcataaaatatattacatgtggttacatttaaaaaaaatgacataaacagttaaaaaaaatatactgcgTTCTTCAACCGTATATCTTACACGAGATTTGTCCGTTTTAACTTTGCACTCTTTATTACTAAAGCATGAGAACAGATTTATTTCAtcgtaaatgtaaaaagtgtaactaaaacgaacagacccataatttttaatgcctTTCACATATCTTCTTCAAGAACTTGATATATTTGCGCCGTTCGACAAAATTGATCCAAATCTGCTTACCTCTTCTTTTATATCCTAGCTTTATTCCCGTATGAGAGAAAAAACGCGCGCGTCGcgtaactattatatatatctgctaAAGATTGACAATATTATTCATAGACCTTCGCGTCATTAAATTACCAACCATTCGTAAAggttaagaaataatttttgtattgtcCAGAATCTGCTTTTACACTTCCCCAGTATGTTTAGGACAATACGACACCTCGCGATTCTCTGCATACGCCGCAACATGGCTGCAATTTTGTATCGTATCTAGCGACCAATAAAGGATGCattccgtttcacgcattaAACGCATAGATCGCCTGAAAAGCTATAGTTCAcgtgacatatattataaatttccaaGCGATCTATGCGCTTTATGCATGAAAAGGAACGCAACCCAAATATGTTTGAGCGCGGTTTCTTTGATTTTCTCGAAATCAATgagtaataaagaataataacgtaaaaaattaaattgaattaaaatataatatatattaaagcttACGTTGTGAGAGTATATATCAAACATGAACAGCTGTTCAATGAGCAGTTATTGTACTAAACATCTAATCaaggttaaaatttttgacgatGTTCTGAGGATGGAGTTCATACACATGGATGATACGTTCCAAAATTTGCTTCTTGGAGTAGAATTGCGTTTGATTGACCAATGAGGACAGAAGAagtaaagatttctttattctgattggtcaattaaatGCTACCGCAGGTGGAATTTTTGAACGTATTCTCTTACAAAGAACTTCTAGATATAAATTCTATGGATAAAGACTAATTTACACTGACAAATCTGAAAAAGTAGGGTTttgttattcaatatattacatatttagataaaaacatGTGTGTTTGATAAGCACGGAATATTGTGGTTAAAAGATAGCGcatgaatattgaaaaaaataggatgAGTAATAAAAATGCTCGCGAGACAACGCCAGGTGACGGTTTACGATCATTACGGAGCACTTCGTTATTCCGCGCTATCAATTTCGAGTTGTACGTCAAGCCGGTAAGATTATGttaaaatctctctttaaatGGACGATgtcattaaacaaaatttctcaattattttgtaGAACAAAACTATTATGATTCTCGGTATCGTAGCAATGTTGGGTTGTtcaggatatatattttacatgaattCTGGTGAAAGAAAAAACGATTATCAAGCTATGATGAAATCGGACGACACAGTAGTATTAGTAAGAAAAACTTCTAAATGGAACGAC
Protein-coding regions in this window:
- the LOC126850375 gene encoding small integral membrane protein 8 gives rise to the protein MNIEKNRMSNKNARETTPGDGLRSLRSTSLFRAINFELYVKPNKTIMILGIVAMLGCSGYIFYMNSGERKNDYQAMMKSDDTVVLVRKTSKWND
- the LOC126850441 gene encoding MATH and LRR domain-containing protein PFE0570w-like → MPGCAAVGCNNRSEKGYIMKCFPRDPKLRKIWQERVARADWKPSNNSFLCHVHFEPEEWSILPNGRIRLKKNAIPSIFTVTSTRKSPKKRGKLASFKNQNQCDDYTMEYLENDTEHSSIGYLEEKDSDSQDIDDSSIKFVYQQINSSMKTTENKQVIHRQYKNVTSDLQESIILISDDNIEIEDNIKEGNNEKQTNTENKRSSNNCIVNENLTSNQNDIVVKTEIKQEHDQISLDSYDEIEEKLKQICDGGREESISNNVERLNATSNNQGVLEKSMTQIPILHRSINYKYSSRDEIGSLLTDDTENIEIIFGSESGEESARVPQCISYDNNETTEFNKTDQSAANIVNPTDDQEINKNFPEAIEKAFQGENIHVTPNMRAAIKRKRRTREEIMKSLKKSIRNASSRDTNSVSDSDISDNVEAENEIAKELNTSENVRLKDDTVPAITKFTVKVSGDREDIFDIMQDLSKDTKDFTIQECNDTYIHQGNNTFVTSIITIDDSPMEAFVKDEHSDDITPTSITSRGHDQDSFNLSLLKSNEYSSARLMSPHFDEENDLHINSNSILDVNREQPMANCTTKYECRKLRQKVKAQEDVIKRLSNQFILYQNSEKNLQNKNSALEIKTKKMENMMYEFNSKTDNTASSIIYKKNMDLKQKLIDDLTNRVNYLEEVNKKLMKTVTVESQYKRKLEGQIKQRDTRIKELNWKLEKASKFLDRAEKNTNTYRRKMLNMQTFMRRKKLLDEKMSRFNEMLIDNVKDGYTEKAIALAMEIKEICGSSGYNKLLNFGFPLPSLSVLRTPRDNSDSNESINPAPRAGPSKHNINEETGIQCTNDDVEANTKNQILESVCEEIDVTDNMEETIMGTVQDIFEENNDVDDFSTNELREHFILQLNAVM